One window of Desulfobacca acetoxidans DSM 11109 genomic DNA carries:
- a CDS encoding P-II family nitrogen regulator — MKKIEAIIQPFKLESVKEALHQINIQGMTVTEVKGFGQQKGMREVYRGMEYQVDFIPKVKIEIVAPDDKVVAIVQAIQEQARTGRIGDGKIFVYPVSEAIRLRTGESGDTAL, encoded by the coding sequence GTGAAGAAAATCGAAGCAATTATCCAACCCTTTAAACTGGAGTCTGTGAAAGAAGCCTTGCACCAAATTAATATTCAAGGGATGACGGTTACCGAAGTAAAGGGTTTTGGCCAACAAAAAGGCATGCGGGAGGTTTATCGGGGCATGGAGTACCAGGTGGATTTTATTCCCAAGGTAAAGATCGAAATCGTAGCTCCGGATGACAAGGTAGTGGCCATTGTGCAGGCGATTCAGGAACAGGCGCGCACCGGACGTATCGGCGACGGCAAAATCTTCGTCTACCCGGTCTCGGAGGCCATCCGCCTCCGCACCGGCGAATCCGGAGATACGGCGCTTTAA
- a CDS encoding peptidylprolyl isomerase: MVKLQTSLGDIVLELNVEKAPNTVANFLRYVKDGFYDGTIFHRVINGFMIQGGGMDAQMKQKANRPPIKNEADNGLTNDAYTIAMARTAVPDSATSQFFINVADNQSLNHTGKNPAGWGYAVFGKVVQGKDVVDKIKAVPTTSKGFHADVPVTPVTIIQASIIEP, from the coding sequence ATGGTAAAATTACAAACTTCCTTAGGTGATATTGTACTTGAGCTCAATGTGGAGAAAGCCCCAAATACGGTGGCAAACTTCCTGCGGTACGTCAAAGACGGATTTTACGACGGCACTATCTTTCACCGAGTGATCAACGGATTTATGATCCAGGGTGGCGGAATGGACGCCCAGATGAAGCAGAAGGCCAACCGGCCGCCCATTAAGAACGAAGCAGATAACGGGCTTACCAACGATGCCTACACCATTGCGATGGCCCGCACTGCCGTCCCGGATTCCGCCACCTCGCAGTTTTTCATTAACGTAGCCGATAATCAAAGCCTCAATCACACCGGCAAGAACCCTGCCGGTTGGGGTTATGCCGTTTTTGGCAAAGTGGTGCAGGGAAAAGACGTGGTGGACAAAATCAAGGCCGTTCCCACTACCAGCAAGGGCTTTCATGCTGACGTTCCGGTGACGCCGGTAACTATTATCCAGGCCAGTATTATCGAACCGTGA
- the cobO gene encoding cob(I)yrinic acid a,c-diamide adenosyltransferase — translation MISWYKKPCWEHEAARHNCSKEGMILVGKLEQGLVQIYTGEGKGKTTAALGLALRALGRGLKVFMLQFLKGDDTGELFSTQQFGDKFVIRQTGLGGFIRKGKAGPEDAQRAKEAMNLAKDILRRGDYDLVILDEINVALYFELVSVPEVLKLLQARAPHVEVVLTGRYAPQEIIEAADLVTEMKNIKHYYHAGVKARKGIES, via the coding sequence ATGATTTCATGGTATAAAAAACCATGTTGGGAGCACGAGGCTGCCCGACATAACTGCAGCAAGGAAGGGATGATACTAGTGGGAAAGTTAGAACAGGGTCTGGTGCAGATTTACACCGGAGAAGGAAAAGGCAAGACTACCGCTGCCCTCGGATTGGCGCTGCGAGCCCTGGGCCGTGGTTTAAAAGTATTCATGTTGCAGTTTCTCAAGGGCGATGATACCGGAGAATTGTTTTCGACACAGCAGTTCGGGGATAAGTTTGTCATCCGCCAGACCGGTTTGGGAGGGTTCATCCGCAAAGGCAAAGCCGGTCCGGAAGATGCCCAGCGGGCTAAAGAAGCTATGAATTTAGCTAAAGATATTCTCCGTAGGGGTGATTATGATCTGGTCATTTTGGATGAAATCAATGTCGCGCTCTACTTTGAACTGGTTTCCGTACCTGAAGTTCTGAAATTACTGCAGGCTCGAGCTCCCCATGTAGAAGTAGTCCTCACCGGCCGCTATGCTCCTCAAGAAATCATTGAGGCCGCCGATTTGGTCACCGAGATGAAAAACATCAAGCATTACTATCACGCCGGCGTAAAGGCCCGCAAAGGAATTGAATCGTAA
- the meaB gene encoding methylmalonyl Co-A mutase-associated GTPase MeaB yields MDIIQQVRQGDIRATARLMRDLDEGDPAAREILKGLYQYTGRAHIIGITGSPGVGKSTLTDRMIQLLRQQGLTVGVVAVDPTSPFSGGAILGDRIRMQRHATDEGVFIRSLATRGHFGGLTASSRAVVNVLDAMGKDFILVETVGVGQDEVEIASAAHTTIVVTVPGMGDDIQAIKAGILEIGDLFVINKADREGADRTYQDLVNMIDLRQPNREDGWRPLVFRTEAPKNLGVPELMAAVFEHRDYLRREGGRELARVMAPRLRGELMDLIMQGIREQIISHMLSANGVKQILADIAAKKTDPYSISDEIVAQLRRRCDL; encoded by the coding sequence ATGGACATTATTCAGCAGGTGCGGCAAGGCGACATCCGGGCTACGGCCCGATTAATGCGGGACCTGGACGAGGGTGATCCCGCCGCTCGGGAAATCCTCAAAGGCCTCTACCAGTATACCGGCCGGGCGCATATCATCGGGATTACGGGATCCCCCGGAGTGGGCAAGAGCACTCTGACAGACCGCATGATCCAATTGCTGCGCCAGCAGGGTCTGACCGTAGGTGTGGTGGCGGTGGATCCGACCAGCCCCTTCTCCGGTGGCGCTATCCTGGGAGATCGCATCCGGATGCAGCGTCACGCCACCGATGAAGGCGTCTTCATCCGCTCTTTAGCTACCCGCGGGCATTTTGGGGGGCTAACGGCCTCGTCCCGGGCCGTCGTCAACGTCCTGGATGCTATGGGTAAGGATTTTATCCTGGTGGAAACAGTAGGCGTGGGTCAGGACGAGGTGGAGATCGCCAGCGCCGCCCACACTACCATCGTAGTGACGGTTCCGGGAATGGGAGACGATATTCAGGCCATCAAGGCAGGTATTCTGGAAATCGGCGACCTGTTTGTTATTAATAAAGCTGATCGGGAAGGAGCTGACCGCACCTATCAGGATCTGGTGAACATGATTGATCTGCGCCAGCCGAATCGGGAGGACGGTTGGCGTCCTTTGGTCTTCCGGACCGAAGCCCCCAAAAATTTAGGTGTTCCCGAACTTATGGCCGCCGTATTCGAGCACCGGGACTATCTACGCCGGGAGGGCGGCCGGGAGCTGGCCCGGGTTATGGCTCCCCGACTGCGGGGGGAGCTAATGGACCTCATCATGCAGGGCATTCGGGAGCAGATCATTTCCCATATGCTGTCGGCGAATGGCGTGAAACAGATATTGGCCGACATCGCCGCCAAAAAAACCGACCCCTACTCCATCAGCGATGAGATCGTGGCCCAACTGCGGCGGAGATGCGATTTGTAA
- a CDS encoding ABC transporter permease, whose amino-acid sequence MNWYPIFLREILIFKRRVLRLGFVLSTMLTPLLYLLVFGVGLGRRVSIGGSSYLDYLMPGLVAVTSMINSYTWIANGMTVSRLFFRTFQIYIQAPVSAGAIMWGEVLAGMVRGLFASIILLGCGWVVGSRLALNGIFLTALLVNCFLSASMGVIVGLKSRSHDDAASFTNFFIMPMAFFSGTFFPVEEMPWVVQKFIFLLPLTHTNILLRYPEWSMSSLVSFAFLVFYGLATFWLGILLIRRYDE is encoded by the coding sequence ATGAACTGGTATCCCATCTTTCTTAGAGAAATACTGATCTTTAAACGGCGTGTGCTGCGGTTGGGTTTTGTCCTGTCCACCATGTTGACGCCGTTGCTCTATCTGTTGGTCTTCGGCGTCGGTCTCGGGCGGCGGGTGTCCATCGGTGGCAGCAGTTATTTGGACTACCTGATGCCGGGTTTGGTAGCGGTGACCTCGATGATCAATTCCTATACTTGGATCGCCAATGGCATGACCGTTTCCCGCCTGTTCTTCCGAACCTTTCAGATTTATATCCAGGCGCCGGTGAGTGCAGGTGCCATCATGTGGGGCGAAGTGCTTGCCGGCATGGTGCGCGGGCTGTTTGCCTCAATCATTCTGTTGGGTTGCGGTTGGGTGGTGGGCAGCCGTCTGGCCCTTAATGGTATTTTTCTAACCGCCTTGTTGGTCAATTGTTTTCTGTCGGCATCCATGGGAGTTATCGTCGGTTTAAAATCCCGCTCGCATGACGATGCCGCCAGTTTCACCAATTTTTTTATCATGCCCATGGCCTTTTTTAGCGGCACCTTCTTTCCGGTGGAGGAGATGCCGTGGGTGGTACAGAAGTTTATCTTCCTCCTGCCCCTGACGCACACCAACATATTGCTGCGATACCCGGAATGGTCAATGTCCTCCCTCGTTTCTTTTGCCTTTTTGGTCTTTTATGGTTTGGCCACCTTCTGGCTGGGGATTCTGCTGATCCGTCGCTACGACGAATGA